The following are encoded together in the Pectobacterium wasabiae CFBP 3304 genome:
- a CDS encoding GntR family transcriptional regulator gives MNLTLNDKELALSPFEILIRAIEKGELLPGERLQETRLAQQFGLSRTPIREALHRLEALGLVEPGPQRGLMIAQISYERLRQLFAVREGLERLAMELAVASASTEELELLQDMVNVEKTLTDSRQLHDHNRLFHRQIYRATHNPYLNEMLENLRIHLSLLRGTTYESPERTEEARREHQAIVEALVRRDKDAAQEAACQHIRNGYRARLSMLNQQL, from the coding sequence ATGAACTTAACACTTAACGACAAAGAGCTGGCGTTGTCGCCGTTCGAGATACTGATTCGCGCAATCGAGAAAGGTGAACTGTTGCCTGGCGAACGTTTGCAGGAAACACGGTTGGCACAGCAATTTGGGCTCAGCCGCACGCCGATTCGTGAGGCGCTGCACCGGCTTGAAGCGCTGGGATTGGTGGAACCGGGCCCTCAGCGCGGGCTGATGATTGCTCAGATCAGCTATGAGCGACTGCGTCAGCTTTTCGCCGTGCGTGAAGGGTTGGAACGGTTGGCGATGGAACTGGCCGTGGCATCGGCTTCAACGGAAGAACTGGAGCTGTTGCAGGATATGGTTAACGTGGAGAAAACGCTTACTGACAGTCGGCAATTGCACGATCACAATCGTCTTTTTCACCGGCAGATTTATCGAGCAACCCATAATCCGTATCTAAATGAAATGCTGGAAAACTTGCGTATTCATCTGTCGCTACTGCGCGGAACTACCTATGAGTCGCCGGAGCGTACCGAAGAGGCGAGGCGTGAACACCAGGCGATTGTGGAAGCATTAGTACGGCGTGATAAGGATGCGGCACAAGAAGCGGCCTGCCAGCATATTCGTAATGGCTACCGCGCTCGGTTAAGCATGTTGAATCAGCAACTTTGA
- the hemX gene encoding uroporphyrinogen-III C-methyltransferase has translation MTEHHTPTAPSDKVAERVEPAHQQQDPVPQPKRSGAVLGTIAIVIALAIGAGLYYHGHQQAQRETASLQRLESQLNALQQQHKQEQQQWLDAQQQQSKAQDTATQRIDALTRQSDALRDKLAALSSHDTNSWLIAQADFLVKLAGRKLWSDKDVTTAGALLKSADASLAEMNDPSLIEIRRALTHDIGALAGVSQVDFDGIILKVNQLTDQLDNLQLADNNADEAPMDANSTELSASLSEWRQNLSKSWHNFMADFITIRRRDSAAEPLLAPNQDVYLRENIRSRLLVAAQAIPRHQNEVYKQSLETAATWVRAYFNTTDPTTQAFLDQLDALSQQSVSLDVPAELQSQALLEKLMQTRVRNLLAQAPATQQGE, from the coding sequence ATGACGGAACACCATACCCCCACAGCTCCATCCGACAAGGTTGCTGAACGGGTTGAACCCGCTCATCAGCAGCAAGATCCCGTACCGCAGCCCAAGCGCAGTGGTGCCGTGCTAGGGACGATCGCCATCGTGATTGCGCTGGCAATAGGCGCTGGCTTGTATTATCACGGCCACCAACAGGCACAACGGGAAACCGCTTCGCTTCAACGTCTGGAATCACAGCTAAACGCCTTGCAACAGCAGCACAAGCAGGAACAACAGCAGTGGCTGGACGCTCAACAGCAGCAAAGCAAAGCACAGGACACCGCCACACAACGCATTGATGCGCTAACGCGTCAATCAGATGCGTTGCGCGATAAGCTGGCGGCGCTTTCCAGCCATGACACCAATTCCTGGCTAATCGCTCAGGCAGATTTTCTGGTAAAACTGGCAGGACGTAAGCTGTGGAGCGATAAAGACGTCACCACCGCAGGCGCATTGCTGAAAAGCGCAGATGCCAGCCTGGCGGAAATGAACGATCCCAGCCTGATAGAGATTCGCCGCGCGTTGACCCACGATATCGGGGCGCTGGCTGGCGTTAGCCAGGTTGATTTTGACGGCATCATCCTGAAAGTAAACCAGCTCACCGACCAGTTGGACAACTTGCAACTCGCGGACAACAACGCCGATGAAGCACCGATGGACGCTAACAGCACCGAGCTATCCGCTTCGTTGAGTGAGTGGCGTCAAAATTTGAGCAAAAGCTGGCACAATTTCATGGCTGATTTCATCACCATTCGCCGCCGTGACAGCGCCGCTGAACCACTGCTGGCACCGAATCAGGATGTGTATCTGCGTGAGAATATCCGTTCACGTCTGTTGGTTGCCGCACAGGCCATTCCTCGTCACCAGAATGAAGTGTACAAACAGTCACTGGAAACGGCAGCAACCTGGGTTCGCGCCTACTTCAATACCACCGACCCCACGACGCAGGCCTTTTTGGATCAGCTCGATGCCTTAAGCCAACAGTCGGTTTCACTCGATGTCCCAGCCGAGTTACAGAGTCAGGCGCTGTTGGAAAAATTGATGCAAACGCGCGTTCGTAACCTACTGGCTCAGGCGCCAGCCACACAGCAGGGAGAGTGA
- the hemY gene encoding protoheme IX biogenesis protein HemY gives MLKVLLLFLILVAGVVIGPIVAGHQGYVLIQTDDYDIRTSVTALVIMLVLFFLAFLAVEWLLRRIFRTGSRTRGWFLGRKRSRARKQTKAALLKLAEGDYLQVEKLLTRNADHAEQPVVNYLLAAEAAQQRGDEFRTKQYLERAAEVADTDQLPVDITRVRIQLARNEDHAARHGVDKLLEVAPRHPEVLRLAEQAFLRTHAYSALLDILPVMRKINLYPEARLLDLQQQAYIGLMNQAMADGGSEGLKSWWNNQSRKVRHEIPLQIAMAEHLIECDDHDTAQKIILDGLKRQYDERLILLMPRLKAGNPEQLEKMLYQYIKQQGATPLLNSTLGQLLMKHGEWQQASDAFRTALEQRPDAYDYAWRADALERLHLPDEAAQMRHEGLLLTLQQSAH, from the coding sequence ATGTTGAAGGTCTTATTGCTGTTCCTGATCCTGGTCGCAGGCGTTGTAATCGGCCCGATCGTCGCAGGTCACCAAGGTTACGTTCTGATTCAGACGGATGACTATGACATTCGGACCAGCGTGACCGCTCTGGTTATTATGCTGGTGCTGTTTTTCCTCGCTTTTCTGGCGGTGGAGTGGCTGCTGCGCCGTATCTTTCGCACCGGCTCCCGCACGCGCGGCTGGTTCCTCGGCCGTAAACGCAGCCGTGCCAGAAAACAAACCAAAGCCGCGCTGCTCAAGCTGGCCGAAGGGGATTATTTACAGGTAGAGAAACTGCTAACTCGCAATGCCGATCATGCCGAGCAGCCCGTGGTTAACTATCTTCTGGCAGCCGAGGCCGCCCAGCAGCGCGGTGACGAATTCCGCACCAAGCAATATCTGGAGCGTGCCGCCGAAGTGGCAGATACCGATCAGCTCCCGGTAGATATTACGCGCGTGCGTATTCAGCTAGCGCGCAATGAAGATCATGCTGCACGTCACGGCGTAGACAAATTGCTGGAAGTCGCACCTCGCCACCCTGAAGTACTGCGTTTAGCGGAACAAGCTTTCCTGCGCACTCACGCCTATAGCGCACTGCTGGATATTCTGCCTGTGATGCGCAAGATCAATCTGTATCCTGAAGCGCGTTTGCTGGATCTACAGCAGCAGGCCTATATCGGCCTGATGAACCAGGCGATGGCGGATGGTGGCAGCGAAGGACTGAAATCATGGTGGAATAATCAGAGCCGCAAAGTGCGTCATGAGATCCCACTTCAGATCGCGATGGCTGAGCATTTGATCGAGTGTGACGATCATGATACTGCCCAGAAGATCATTCTCGATGGTCTCAAACGTCAATATGACGAGCGTTTGATCCTGCTGATGCCACGTCTCAAAGCCGGTAATCCAGAACAACTGGAAAAAATGCTGTATCAGTACATCAAGCAGCAGGGTGCAACACCGCTGTTAAACAGCACGTTAGGCCAGTTGCTGATGAAACATGGCGAATGGCAGCAGGCCAGTGATGCCTTCCGCACTGCATTAGAACAGCGACCAGACGCTTATGATTATGCCTGGCGTGCCGATGCGCTGGAACGGCTACATCTGCCGGATGAAGCGGCGCAAATGCGGCACGAAGGGCTATTGCTCACGCTACAACAATCAGCCCACTAA
- the hemD gene encoding uroporphyrinogen-III synthase, with amino-acid sequence MTILVTRPSPTGEQLVTRLRKLGYHAWHSPLIEFSPGRELAGLPAQLQALHADDLVFALSQHAIHYADPILTRTGTSWPAHLAYYAIGRTTALALHKISAHPVTYPPERETSETLLQLPELQDVAGKRALLLRGNGGRELLGETLTERGAQVTYCECYQRRDVHYDGSEQSRHWQQIGIDKLVITSGEMLQRIYTLVPDYYRASWLLGCQLIVVSERLAEQARQLGWHDIRIADNADNDALVRALQ; translated from the coding sequence ATGACGATTCTGGTTACCCGTCCGTCACCTACTGGCGAACAACTGGTGACCCGTTTAAGAAAGCTCGGCTATCACGCCTGGCACAGCCCGCTGATCGAGTTTTCGCCGGGACGAGAACTCGCGGGTCTGCCTGCACAATTACAGGCGCTGCACGCCGACGACCTGGTGTTTGCGCTCTCACAACACGCGATTCATTACGCCGATCCCATACTGACGCGCACGGGCACAAGCTGGCCGGCCCACCTTGCTTATTATGCCATTGGCCGCACGACGGCACTGGCGTTACATAAAATCAGCGCACACCCTGTCACCTATCCGCCTGAACGTGAAACCAGCGAAACGCTATTGCAACTCCCTGAGTTACAAGATGTTGCAGGGAAACGAGCGCTATTACTGCGCGGCAACGGCGGAAGGGAGCTACTGGGAGAAACGTTGACTGAGCGGGGCGCACAGGTAACCTACTGTGAATGCTATCAGCGCCGAGATGTTCACTATGATGGCTCGGAACAAAGCCGCCACTGGCAGCAAATAGGCATCGACAAACTGGTGATTACCAGCGGAGAAATGCTACAACGGATCTATACTTTAGTACCTGATTACTATCGGGCTTCCTGGTTACTTGGCTGCCAGTTGATCGTCGTTAGCGAACGACTGGCAGAACAGGCGCGTCAGCTCGGCTGGCATGATATCCGGATCGCCGATAACGCCGATAACGATGCGCTCGTGCGCGCACTACAATAA
- the hemC gene encoding hydroxymethylbilane synthase has protein sequence MLANIIRIATRQSPLALWQARYVQQRLNHLYPDLSVELVPMVTRGDIILDTPLAKVGGKGLFVKELELALLEGRADIAVHSMKDVPVEFPDGLGLTTICERDDPRDAFVSNHYDSLDQLPEGSCVGTSSLRRQCQLRARRPDLVIRDLRGNVGTRLSKLDNGEYDAIILAVAGLKRLGLEDRIRSALSPEASLPAVGQGAIGIECRLDDDRIRQLLAPLNHTDTAARVLAERAMNVRLEGGCQVPIGSYAELEGDTLWLRALVGAPDGSQMIVGERKGNVVDAEKIGIALAEELLAKGASTILQAVYQGSSPS, from the coding sequence ATGTTAGCCAATATTATTAGAATTGCCACCCGACAAAGCCCGCTGGCCTTATGGCAAGCACGATATGTTCAGCAGCGTTTGAACCATCTCTACCCCGATTTATCCGTGGAGCTGGTGCCGATGGTGACCCGCGGTGACATCATTCTGGATACGCCACTGGCAAAGGTTGGCGGTAAGGGATTGTTTGTTAAAGAGCTGGAATTAGCACTGCTCGAAGGACGCGCCGATATCGCCGTTCATTCCATGAAAGATGTGCCTGTCGAGTTTCCCGATGGCCTTGGCCTGACCACCATTTGTGAACGTGACGACCCGCGCGACGCTTTTGTTTCCAATCATTACGACAGCCTCGACCAATTACCGGAGGGCAGTTGTGTCGGTACCTCCAGCCTGCGCCGCCAGTGCCAACTGCGCGCCCGACGTCCCGATCTGGTGATTCGTGATTTGCGCGGCAATGTCGGAACGCGTCTGTCAAAACTGGACAACGGCGAGTATGACGCCATTATTCTTGCCGTCGCGGGTCTGAAACGCCTCGGCCTTGAAGACCGTATCCGCAGTGCGTTAAGCCCAGAAGCGTCTCTGCCTGCCGTCGGACAAGGCGCTATCGGCATCGAATGCCGTTTGGATGACGATCGCATCCGCCAACTTCTTGCTCCACTCAATCATACCGATACTGCCGCCCGCGTACTGGCTGAACGCGCGATGAATGTGCGCCTTGAAGGCGGTTGTCAGGTGCCGATTGGCAGCTACGCCGAGCTGGAAGGCGATACGTTGTGGTTACGTGCGCTGGTTGGCGCACCGGATGGTAGCCAGATGATTGTTGGTGAACGTAAAGGAAACGTCGTTGACGCTGAAAAAATTGGCATTGCACTGGCTGAAGAGCTGTTAGCGAAAGGAGCCAGCACAATCCTTCAGGCCGTTTACCAAGGATCAAGCCCATCATGA
- a CDS encoding MmgE/PrpD family protein gives MPATPTLPRGNALSQFIHTAPTMTIPDAVWHEAKRALIDYLGVAIGAVGDDAANAVQRVAQRWQAQGHAQVILGTKTTPALAALINGTLSHAADYDDTHPAGAGHPSGPCWSTALAMAQHYGADERTTLIAFITGFEVMARLGGGWVPGIGRSLQRRGFHPTSIVGRAGAAAVAASILHLNPHAIANALGAAATMMGGLQKSSGTHGKPFHAGKAAMDGITAAELADEGFIAAHHFYEADGWVQTFVQDGSAVIPPLDFGDSWELLGNGYKLYASCRGTHASIETACKLYPQLKGRAIARIHAKVHPMGMVNAGIANPQNPLESKFSIPHCIALALSGYRLNDRDFTQNTVDDPAPRQLLSRLQIDAVEGQSASSAFIDIELEDGEKLHAETDVYRGHPQNPLTDAELRAKFDALTLPVLGEARSDRLYQAAFHFEQPGSLATLTELLAG, from the coding sequence ATGCCAGCTACACCGACGCTTCCTCGCGGCAACGCGCTCAGCCAGTTTATTCACACCGCACCTACGATGACAATCCCCGATGCCGTCTGGCATGAGGCTAAGCGAGCGCTCATTGACTATCTGGGCGTCGCTATTGGTGCGGTAGGGGATGATGCCGCCAACGCGGTTCAACGCGTTGCACAACGCTGGCAGGCGCAGGGCCATGCGCAAGTTATCCTCGGAACGAAAACCACTCCGGCACTGGCCGCGCTGATCAACGGCACACTTTCTCATGCAGCAGACTATGACGATACACATCCGGCTGGCGCGGGCCACCCTAGCGGCCCTTGCTGGTCTACTGCTCTGGCAATGGCGCAACACTACGGCGCAGATGAACGCACGACGCTGATCGCTTTTATTACCGGATTTGAAGTGATGGCCAGATTGGGAGGCGGTTGGGTGCCCGGTATAGGCCGCAGCCTGCAACGTCGCGGTTTTCATCCAACGTCGATTGTCGGGCGCGCAGGAGCCGCCGCGGTCGCCGCTTCCATTCTGCACCTTAATCCCCATGCCATCGCCAATGCACTGGGGGCGGCCGCAACCATGATGGGAGGATTACAGAAATCATCTGGCACGCACGGTAAACCGTTCCATGCAGGCAAAGCGGCAATGGATGGCATCACAGCAGCAGAGCTGGCGGATGAAGGCTTTATCGCCGCCCATCATTTTTACGAAGCCGATGGCTGGGTGCAAACCTTTGTGCAGGACGGCAGCGCCGTCATCCCGCCGCTCGATTTTGGCGACAGTTGGGAACTATTAGGTAACGGCTACAAGCTGTATGCCAGTTGCCGGGGAACCCACGCGTCCATCGAAACGGCGTGTAAACTCTACCCACAGTTGAAAGGCCGTGCTATCGCCCGTATTCATGCCAAAGTCCATCCGATGGGAATGGTGAACGCAGGGATCGCCAACCCGCAAAACCCACTGGAGAGCAAATTCAGTATCCCGCACTGCATTGCGCTGGCATTGAGCGGCTATCGTCTCAACGATAGGGACTTCACGCAGAACACCGTTGACGACCCGGCACCGCGCCAGTTGCTGTCGCGCTTACAGATCGACGCAGTAGAGGGGCAATCGGCCAGCTCCGCGTTTATCGACATCGAACTGGAAGACGGTGAAAAACTGCACGCGGAAACCGATGTGTATCGCGGTCATCCGCAAAATCCGCTGACCGACGCCGAGCTACGCGCCAAGTTTGACGCCCTGACCCTCCCCGTATTAGGGGAAGCCCGTAGCGATCGGCTCTATCAGGCAGCCTTCCACTTTGAGCAGCCAGGCTCTCTCGCTACTCTCACCGAGCTATTAGCGGGCTAA